AATGTAATACTCTTCATATTTTTTATCAGCCCCCCTTTAGAAAGAATATCATCTTTCCAGGCACGGGTTTTAGGGGATACGCAATATTTTTTTTGCTAAATAATCCATTGCTCCGCAGGAGTATGCATCATTTCGTGCCGCAAAGGTAGCAGTAGATCCCTTCCGTTTAACTGATACTTTTCAATAAAAAAGCTGCAAAAAATCACTTTTTAGCAACGTGTTATCAAAAGAAATGAAAATATCAGGGGGTGATTTACGACAGATAAATATCGTCCGCTCCGCTATGAGGAATGCGCCCTGAAGGGTTACTCAGGTAGTCGGGTAAACGCAAATATTTTCTATTAGCCTACTAAATCTATAGAATATGTTGTGTAATTGTAAGCTAAGTATTACATTTGCCCATGAAGAATTAAATTACTTACAGAAATGAATAAATTTTAAATCATGAAAAAGCATTCCCGACTCAGTCTCCGCTTCCTTGCCAACCATTATCAACATATTTCTTCTCCCTCTCCCTGCTGTTGTTGAGTTTTCAGCAATTCACCATTCTACACCTTTTATTGGAAAAAATAAAAGGCAGGATTTAATCCCTGCCTTCTTTCGGTCGCCCAGTACGTAACGCCAATCACTCCTGGGTTCCCGGCAGTTTTATCAACGAACAAATCATTTAATAAAACCGATTAAAGATATGAAAAAGTACGCGGGTGCCAAGAACTCGTTCCTATTTCTTTTGAACCTGGTCATGCTACCAGGTATCATTAATGCCGCTCCAGGCTTAAATTTCCCGACACATTCCGTCTCTGTTAAGCTATATCCCGTTCACGGTAAAGTTACCGATGAGCAGGGCGTAGCCTTGCCTGGTGTAAACATCAAGATCAAAGGAGGGAACCGTGGTGTATCTACGGATGCGCATGGCCATTTTGAGCTACAGGTAGATGAAAAAGCTATCCTGATATTCAGCTATCTCGGCTACCAGTCAAAAGAAATAGCCGTAGCCGGCCAGCAGGAAATACAAACGCGGCTGGTACAGGATAAGTCCGATTTGAACGAGATAGTCGTAGTAGGCTATGGAACACAAAAAAGAAGCGACCTGACAGGGTCAGTGGTATCTGTGCCTACCGAGGCACTGCGACAGCCGCTCACATCTTTCGACAGGGCCTTACAGGGCGCTGTACCTGGTGTACAGGTAACGCAGACTTCCGGTCAGCCGGGCGCTGCTATCAGCATACGTATCCGTGGTGGCAACTCCATCACAGCTGGTAATGAACCGCTATACGTTATTGACGGGTTTCCGGTATACAATGATAACAGCGTTGCGGACGCCGGTGTAGTGAGTGGCCCCAGCATCAATGCCCTGGCGGGAATAAATGCGAGTGATATTGAATCAATAGATATCCTGAAAGATGCCTCCGCTACAGCCATTTATGGCTCAAGAGGCGCTAACGGCGTTGTTATTATCACCACTAAAAAAGGCAAGGCAGGTACCCCTGCGATCACCTACGACGGCTCTTACGGCGTACAGCAGGTAATAAAAAAACTGGATCTGCTGGATGCCGCCCAATGGGGACAACTAAAAAATGATGCACTGGCCGATGCCGGCAAACCGCTGCAATACACACCGGAAGAAATCAGTAAACTGGGAAAAGGTACCGACTGGCAAAGTGCGGCATTCCGCACTGCACCACAACAAAACCACCAGCTCACTATTTCAGGTGGTAATGAAAACGTACATTACCTGGTATCCGGTGGCTACATAAAACAGGAAGGTATATTGCGCAACACTGATTTCGACCGGATATCCGGCCGTGTAAACCTGGATATAAACGCTTCCTCAAAACTGAAGTTAGGGATCAACGTTACCGGGAATAAATCCATTGCGAATATTGCCGACCAAAGCATTGTACTCGCACTGTTAAGAACACCACCTACCGTTTCCATTTATGACGACGAAGGAAAATATACTATTGAAACACCTTTTGAAGGAAGCATTACCAATCCCGTGGCTACGCTCAATGAAGTGACCAACCAGTCCTCCTTATTCCGTTTCCTCGGCAATGCCTTTGCAGAATATGAAATACTGGAAGGACTGAAACTGAAGGTATCGCTGGGGGGTGATGTACTCAACAATAAACAGAACAGGTACCTGCCCACCACTACTTTTGCAGGAAGCCAGGCAAATGGCAGTGCATCAGTAGGCTCTATCAACTCAAATACCTGGCTCAATGAAAATACCTTGTCGTATTCAAAGAGCTTCAACAGGCATTCACTGGATCTGTTGGCCGGTTTTACCCAGCAGGAATTTAAAAGTGAAAACCTGATCGCCAGCGGACAGCAGTTCGTGAATGACCAGCTAAAATACAATAACCTGGGCAGTGCCTCCTTTACGCCGGCATCTGCTTCGGGCAGCAGGGAATGGGCGCTGAACTCCTTCCTGGGCAGGGTGAATTATGCTTATGATAACCGGTATTTCGTAACCGCTACCTTTCGTGCAGACGGATCGTCCAGGTTTGGTACAAATAATAAATGGGGCTACTTCCCTTCCGGTGCGCTCTCCTGGAAAATCAGCAATGAAAAATTCTTTGCACCGGCCACACCCTATATCAACAGCCTGAAACTCAGGCTTAGCGCCGGTTCCACAGGCAACCAGGAAATCGGCGTGTACCAGTCACTCGCTACTCTTGGTATCACCACCGGTTATGTTTTCAACGACAACTACGTTACCGGATTTGCGCCTAACAAACTGGCCAATCCAAACCTCGGATGGGAAACGACCAACCAGTATAATGCCGGGCTGGATTTCTCCATCGTGAACAACCGGATCGGTATTGTGCTGGATGCCTATTACAAGAAAACAAAAAATCTCCTGCTGGATGTTCCGGTACCTACCACTACCGGTCAGGTTACTTCCCTTCAGAACTACGGCGCTGTACAGAACAAAGGTTTTGAGCTGGAAATAAATTCAGACAATCTGAAAGGTGATTTTACCTGGAACACTTCTCTGAACTTCTCGCTCAACCGCAATAAGGTGTTAAGTCTGGGTGGCGACCGTGATTACTATTATGTAGCACTTCCTTCCGATACCAGAACACAACCATTGATTGTAAAAGTTGGAGAGCCACTTATTTCTTACAGTGGTTATATAGCGGATGGTATTTTACAAACGGGAGATGAAAAAGGAAAGGCCTTTACGCTGAATCCTTCTACTGCTAAACCGGGAGACCTGAAGTTCAAAGATCTTGATAACGATGGACAAATCACACAGGAAGGCGACCGCAGGATATTGGGTAACTCACAGCCCAAATTTATCGGTGGTTTCAGGAACACCTTTACTTACAAAGGCTTTGACCTGTCTGTATTTCTCCAGGGATCTTATGGCAATATGCTGTATAACAAAAACAAGGAGCAGATTGAGATACTGAATGGTGGCAGCAATGCAGCTATCAGCGCATTGGACAGATGGACACCACAAAATCCTTCCAACGAATTGCCCCGCGCAAAAGATGATCCGGCCGCAATAGGCTATGACCGCTATTTTGAAGACGGCTCCTATCTCCGTTTGAAAAATATCACCCTCGGATATAAGCTTCCTTTAAAAAACAATTCAAAGCTCAAACAGGTCAGGATATGGGTAGGTGCGACCAACCTCTATACCTGGACAAAATACACGGGCTTTGATCCGGAGGTAAGCTACTACGAGCAAAATTCAACCAACCAGGGATTTGATTACGGTGTATATCCTAATTCAAAATCATTTACCGGTGGTATTAACATCACTTTTTAGACAATAGCCATGAACAGAATATATTTCTTACTGATACTGGCCATCCTGACAGGATGCGCCAAACTGGACGAGCATCCTGCTTCTTTTATCACCGCAGACCAGTTTTATAAAACCAAAGAAGATGCGTTATCGGCGGTGAACAGCGCGTATTCCAATCTGAACCAGAGTGATAATTCATCCGAACAGGGCATATACGGCAGAACACTGCACTTAACCGGCGATATATCTTCTGATGATGCCATTCCCGGTCCGAAGGCCACCAACACCGATATGCGCGGTATAGGCTTCCTCTCGTTTTTCACGACCAATAACCGGGTATCCGAATTATGGCGGCAGCATTACCAGGGCATTGACAGAACCAATATTGCCATTGACAAAATACCGCTGATCGAATTTGATCACACATTGCGGGATCGGCTGGTGAATGAATCAAAATTTCTCCGGGCACTGTATTATTTCAACCTGGTGCGTTTATGGGGTGGTGTGCCGTTGGTATTGCATCCTACCACTTCGCTGGATAAAAGCGGCTATCAGATCCCCCGCGCTTCCGTAGATGAAGTATATGCGCAGATCATCAATGACCTGACCGATGCGGAAAATTTACCACCTGTATACACCGGCAACGATCTCGGCAGGGCTACTGCCGGTGCAGCCAAGTCTTTGCTGGCAAAGGTTTACCTGACCAGGCAGGAATGGGATAAAGCTATTCAGAAAAGCGAAGAAGTGATAAAAGGTCCTTACGGATATGACCTTTTTGAAAATTTTGCAGATGTATTTAATGTAGCTACCAAAAATGGGAAAGAGCATATCTTCTCTGCACAGTTCAAAGGATTTTCCAACCGCCTGGGAAACATCCTGGGTCAACGCGGCACCCCTATCATCCCCGGTATTTCAGGTGGTGATTCCGATGCACCTACGGAAGGTCTTTACGACTTGTATTCTCCGGTGGATAAACGTAGAGACGTGACTTTCTTCACCTCACTGGTAAGCCCCACAAATGGAAAAGTTTACACTTTCATTCCTCATTTTGCGAAGTACTACGATCCGGCTGCATTATCCGATCTGAAGGAATCATCCAAGAATGTACCTGTCATCAGGTTTGCAGAAGTATTGCTGATTCATGCAGAAGCCGTGAACGAAAAAAACGGCCCTGTTGGGGAAGCCTATACCAGCATCAACCGGGTACGCCACAGGGCGGGACTGATTGATCTTCCCGAAGGGCTTAATAAAGACCAGTTCCGCGATTCCGTGTACCTGGAAAGAAGACTGGAATTGGTGTATGAATGCCAACGCTGGTTTGATCTGGTGCGGACCAAACGGCTCCTTACCCAGTTGCATGCATGGGGCAAACCCAATGCGGTAGAAAAACATTATTTGCGCCCGATCCCACAGGGAGAGATCAGTGCAAATCCTGCCCTTACCCAAAACCCAGGTTGGGAGAACTAAATACTATCTGAAATGAATAACAGCAACACACTTAAAATAATGGGCGGTTTCTTATTGTCAATCCTCACCGGTTATCATGCACAGGCCCAGCATGATCCCAAACCGGTTTTCCAGGGAAAGACCGGTACAACGGTAGCGGATACACGCGAATGGTGGCAACCGGGAAAGCATGCACCCGCGCATGCCCCCAATGTGATATGGATATTGCTGGATGATGTAGGATTTGGTACCACTACCGGTTTCGGCGGACTGATCTCCACACCGGTGCTGGATAGTCTGGGTAGCCATGGTTTGCGGTATACCAATTTTCACAATACAGGTGTATGTGCTCCTACCAGGGCTGCCATGCTGACCGGCCGTAATTCACATGCGGTTGGCTTCGGCTATTTCGCAGAAGCCGCCATCGGTACGCCCGGCTATAATGGCCGGTTGCCTTTCGAAGCCGGCACCATCGCGGAAGTACTGAAAGAAAACGGTTATAATACTTTCGCCGTAGGCAAATGGCATTTGATACCGCCCGGCGAAGGCACGCAGGCAGGGCCTTTCAACAGGTGGCCGCTGGGAAGAGGCTTTGAACATTATTTCGGCTTCCTCACAGGAGCTACAGATCAATGGCACCCACAATTATGGGAAGGCAATGATAAAATAGACCTGGCACCTGATAACAAACACCTCACAGAGCTGCTGGCAGATAAAGCCATTAATTATATTGCCAACCAGCGGTCCAGTGCACCCGACAAACCCTTCTTCCTTTACTTTGCACCCGGCGCCACCCACTCTCCCCATCAGGCACCTGAAGAATGGATTGATAAATACAAAGGAAAATTTGATGCCGGATGGGATAAATACAGGGAAGATGTATACAAACGCCAGTTGGCAGCTGGTGTTATTCCTGCCAATACCAAACTGCCTCCGCGCAGCGAAGAAGTACAGGCATGGGATTCGCTGACGGCAGATCAGCAAAAATTATATAGCCGTTTCCGTGAGGTATATGCCGGTTATCTCTCTCATACCGATTATGAAATTGGCCGTATTATCAACTATCTGAAAGAAACCGGTCAGCTGGACAACACACTCATCATAGCTGTACTGGGAGATAACGGAGGCACTAAAAGAGGATCCATAAATGGTATCACGGAAGAACGCGCTTATGAGCCCCGTAACCAGGAAGAGATAGACAAAGAAGTGCCTTCTCTGCTCAGCCAGTATAACAAACTTGGCACCGCGCAATCTTATGCGGTATATCCACAGGGATGGGGACAGGCAGACAACACGCCCTTCCGTTACTGGAAATATGATGCGAACAGTGAAGGGGCTACCCATACACCACTCGTCATCTTTTATCCGGAAGGAATAAAAGAGCGCGGTATCCGCAATCAGTACGGCCATATAATCGATCTGTTGCCTACCACCGTAGCACTGACAGGCGCAAAAATACCTGATGTGATTAATGGATATAAACAGGAACCCGTTCAGGGAATCAGCCTGGCCTATTCCGTAAAAGATGCCACCGCCGCTTCCAGACACACCCTTCAGTATTATGAAATCACCGGCAACCGGGCTATTTATAAAGATGGATGGAAAGCAACCGCTTACCACCAGGATGGTAAAGGTTTTAATGAAGACACCTGGAATCTGTATCACTTATCCGAAGACTGGTCAGAATCAAATGACCTGGCAGCAAAGGAGCCGGCAAAACTGGCAGCACTTAAAAAAGCTTTTGATGAGGAAGCGCGGAAATATAACGTCTATCCATTAAAAGGCCGTTCCTACCAGCCAAAGAAGAAGACCGGTAAATCCGTTACCGTATTATATCCTGGCATCACCCAACTGAATGAATATGGAAAACCGAACCTCTCAAAAGGTAGTTTTTCTGTGACGGCGGAAACCACTATTCCCGATACAGGAGCGGAAGGTGTTTTATTTGCTGATGGCGGTAAAGACGGTGGTATCAGTTTGTTTATAAAAGATGGAAAACTACAGTTATTGCAAACAAACGGCCAGGTTACAGCAAGCCTTGTTGCCGACCGTCCGGTGAGTGCAGGAAGTAATACTTTCAAAGTAGCTTTCATACCGGATAAAGCGCATCCAAAAGCTGGTGGTGACCTTAGTCTTTATATCGGCCACACACAGGTAGCACAGCAGTATTTGAAAGTCAACCCACTGGAAAGGGCGGTGTACAACGCATTGGATGAAGGTATAGATGTAGGCAGAGATGGCATTACAGCCGTAGGAGATGCCTATGCAGTGCCTTACCAGTTCACGGGTACCATCCATAAAGTGATTATCGAAACGGAGAAGTGAGAAAGTATTACACATTATTTAAAAAGGAATCAGCCATGCAGCATAAAACAGCATCGCAACATACAGCTTTCGACAGAAGATCATTTTTACAGCTGTCACGCTTCGGCTTATTGTTACCACTACTGGGGCCTGCTTCATTATTCGCAAATGAGCGCAGTGCCGTTCCCACTGAAACAGTACCGGGGCTTTTAATAACAGGTATTGATCTTCATGTGGTGAAAGTAAATGCAAGAGGCGACTGGTATTTTATTGAATTAAAAACAAACAAGGGGTTAACAGGACTGGGAGAATGTTCGCATGCGCTTTCAAAACAATCTTCTGAGGGAGCATTGAAAAATACAGTGCAGGATTTTTTTCAACTGATAAAAGGAGCATCCCCGTTTAATATTGAACAATACAGGCAGCGCGGCCTGCCCAAGGCAACGGATAAACTGACGCGAACAGTTTTCAGTGGGATCGAACAGGCATTGTGGGATCTGAGTGGTAAAGCATTGGAAGTGCCGGTATATAACCTGCTGGGCGGGAAAGTAAGAGATAAGATCAGGGTGTACGCCAATATTAACCGTGCTTCCAATCAACGTGACAGCAATGGGCGGCGTGCTGTTGACTCCTTCCGGGAAAATGCAGCACTTGCCCTGCAACATGGCTTTAAGGCTGTAAAACTGGCCCCGTTTGATGAAATGAGGCCACTGAAAAATGCTACACCGCAACAGGTTCAGGAAGATATTGCCTACGCCATAGATTGCATAGAAAAGGTAAGGGCCACTATCGGCAAGGATGCTGAACTGCTGGTAGATGTGCATAGTCACCTGGATGTACCCCTCGCAAAGGAAACAGCGCGCAAGCTGGAACCCGCCCGTTTGTTTTGGTTTGAGGAACCGGTTGCCCCCGGCCTGTATCCTGCTGAAACAAAAGAGATCAGAGAAGCTATTACACAGGTGCTGGCTGGTGGAGAATCCATTTTCGGCAGGGAAGGATATGCCACCTTACTCAACACGCAGGCGCTGGGTATTATCATGCCGGATGTAAAACATTGCGGCGGTCTGCTGGAGTGCAAATACATTGCGGCACAGGCAGAAACCAACGGGAACATCCAGGTAGCACCCCACAACCCCAGCGGACCTGTGGCAACAGCTGCTACTGTAGCGGTATGCGCAGGTCTGCCCAATTTTTCCATCATGGAATATGCATTCAATGAAGTGCCGTGGAGCAGCCAGCTGCTAACCCCTACTGAAAAAGTAGAAGATGGTTACATCACGGTACCGGACAGGCCCGGACTGGGTTATGAACTGAACTATTCCGAGCTTAAAAAACATATTAAAAGCGTATAGTCATGAAAGTGATCAGAAAGATATTTATATCGGCAGGCATGTTTGTTTGCTGGAACAGTGGCTCCGTTGCCTATGCACAGCATGAGCCTTTGCCACAGTACCAGGGCACTATCGGCAAAACCCTGCAGGACACGAAACAATGGTGGCCTGAAAAAGTAAAGGCACCCGCCGGTGCGCCCAACGTGGTGTGGATAGTGATAGATGATCTTGGATTCGGCGCTACCAGTACCTTTGGAGGATTGGTGGAAACGCCTAACCTCGACAAACTCGCGAACGGAGGATTGAGGTATGCCAATTTCCATACTACCGCTATCTGTGCGCCCACAAGGGCCGCACTGGTTACCGGAAGAAATTCACACTCCGTTCATTTCGGTATGCATCCGGAGCTAGGCATCGGTACACCAGGCTATGATGGCTATATGCCTTTTGAGAAAGCAACCGTTGCGGAGATATTGCGGGAAAACGGTTACAATACTTTTGCTGTGGGCAAATGGCACCTGACTTCGCCATCAGATATAACACCCGCCGGCCCCTTTAACCGGTGGCCTACCGGCAGGGGATTTGATCATTACTACGGATTCATACCCGGGGCAACAGATCAGTATCACCCGCTGCTATGGGAAGACACACACAAACTGGGAGATGATCCACAGGGAAAATTACTGACGACACTGCTCACGGATAAAGCCATCACCTATATTGCCGAACAAAAGTCCGCCGCGCCGGAGAAGCCCTTCTTCCTCTACTATACACCAGGCGCCACGCATCAGCCTCACCAGGCGCCAAAAGAATGGATAGACAAATACAAAGGTAAATTTGATGGCGGATGGGACAAGTACCGGGAACAGGTATTGCAGAACCAGATAAAGGCCGGCCTCATTCCCGCGGGCACACAGCTGCCTCCGCGGAACCCCGGTGTGAAAGCATGGAACGAACTAAACCCTGCTACCCGCAAACTATACGCACGCTTCATGGAAGTATATGCGGGCTACCTGTCGCAAACAGATTTCGAAATAGGCCGGCTGATCAACTACCTGGAGCAGATCGGACAACTCGACAATACCCTCGTGTTTGTATTGGTAGGTGATAATGGTGCCAGCCAGGAAGGTACACAGGTAGGCTATGTGAAACAGAATAATGAAGATATCACTGACGAACAACGCCTGCAGAAAAATATAGAGAACATCGGTATCATCGGTACGGCAGAAGCCAATACAAATTATCCGCTGGGTTGGTCAATGGCTGCCAATACGCCTTTCCGGTATTATAAACGATATGCCAACAGTGAAGGAGGTACCCATAACCCCCTCATTGTACGCTATCCCAAACTGATAAAAGAGCCGGGCGGCATCCGCCAGCAATACAGTCACGTAACGGATATACTACCTACTACCATAGAGCTGACCGGTGTAAAGGTTCCCGAAAAAATAAACGGGTATGAGCAGGCCCCGTTTGAAGGAACCAGCTTTGCTTATTCTATCAGCGATAAAGAAGCACCTTCCCGTCATACGATTCAGTACTATGAAATATCCGGTGCAAGATCCATCTATAAAGATGGCTGGAAAGCCTGTGCATTCCACAAGGCAGGCACCGACTTCAGTACAGACATATGGACGCTTTATCACCTGGCGGAAGATGTAAATGAAAGGATTGATCTGGCACCACAATATCCGGATAAGCTGAAGCAACTACAGGAAGCTTTTGATGAAGAGGCAACAAAATACAATGTGTTTCCACTGCATGAGCGGCTGCCAGGTTCAACCAGGAGCAGCTATTACGGCAGAGAACATGTGGTACTGTATCCAGGTATTTCCACGGTTACACATGGCCCGGGTTTTAACAAAACTTCTTTCTCCATCACCGCAGATGTGGTGCTGCCGGCTTCGGGTGCGGAGGGTGTATTGCTTGCCAATGGCGGGCGCTCCGGGGGCTTCTCCCTGTTTGTTAAAAACAGGAAATTATACTTTGCCTATAATACCGGTGATAAAGTATTTGAAATAAACACCGGTGATGCAGCTCTCCCTTCCGGGCATGTGAAGCTGAAAGCCGCACATACTTATGACAAGGAAAATGGTAACGGTATCGCCCTGTTTATAAATGACCGGCAGGTGTCAGCACTTAAAACCGGACACGCTGCGCTGGCGTCCTCCTATGAAGGCCTGGAAGTTGGCCGGGACATCAGCACACCTGTCTCCACACAGTATGCTGTACCCTTTGCTTTCACCGGTACTATTAATCAGGTAGATATCGATTTCAGGTAATCATTAACTTTTAAAAAATGGATCGGATACATATAAAAAAATGGATCGCTGTATGCTGCTGTTTTAT
The Chitinophaga sp. MM2321 DNA segment above includes these coding regions:
- a CDS encoding TonB-dependent receptor, whose protein sequence is MKKYAGAKNSFLFLLNLVMLPGIINAAPGLNFPTHSVSVKLYPVHGKVTDEQGVALPGVNIKIKGGNRGVSTDAHGHFELQVDEKAILIFSYLGYQSKEIAVAGQQEIQTRLVQDKSDLNEIVVVGYGTQKRSDLTGSVVSVPTEALRQPLTSFDRALQGAVPGVQVTQTSGQPGAAISIRIRGGNSITAGNEPLYVIDGFPVYNDNSVADAGVVSGPSINALAGINASDIESIDILKDASATAIYGSRGANGVVIITTKKGKAGTPAITYDGSYGVQQVIKKLDLLDAAQWGQLKNDALADAGKPLQYTPEEISKLGKGTDWQSAAFRTAPQQNHQLTISGGNENVHYLVSGGYIKQEGILRNTDFDRISGRVNLDINASSKLKLGINVTGNKSIANIADQSIVLALLRTPPTVSIYDDEGKYTIETPFEGSITNPVATLNEVTNQSSLFRFLGNAFAEYEILEGLKLKVSLGGDVLNNKQNRYLPTTTFAGSQANGSASVGSINSNTWLNENTLSYSKSFNRHSLDLLAGFTQQEFKSENLIASGQQFVNDQLKYNNLGSASFTPASASGSREWALNSFLGRVNYAYDNRYFVTATFRADGSSRFGTNNKWGYFPSGALSWKISNEKFFAPATPYINSLKLRLSAGSTGNQEIGVYQSLATLGITTGYVFNDNYVTGFAPNKLANPNLGWETTNQYNAGLDFSIVNNRIGIVLDAYYKKTKNLLLDVPVPTTTGQVTSLQNYGAVQNKGFELEINSDNLKGDFTWNTSLNFSLNRNKVLSLGGDRDYYYVALPSDTRTQPLIVKVGEPLISYSGYIADGILQTGDEKGKAFTLNPSTAKPGDLKFKDLDNDGQITQEGDRRILGNSQPKFIGGFRNTFTYKGFDLSVFLQGSYGNMLYNKNKEQIEILNGGSNAAISALDRWTPQNPSNELPRAKDDPAAIGYDRYFEDGSYLRLKNITLGYKLPLKNNSKLKQVRIWVGATNLYTWTKYTGFDPEVSYYEQNSTNQGFDYGVYPNSKSFTGGINITF
- a CDS encoding RagB/SusD family nutrient uptake outer membrane protein, translating into MNRIYFLLILAILTGCAKLDEHPASFITADQFYKTKEDALSAVNSAYSNLNQSDNSSEQGIYGRTLHLTGDISSDDAIPGPKATNTDMRGIGFLSFFTTNNRVSELWRQHYQGIDRTNIAIDKIPLIEFDHTLRDRLVNESKFLRALYYFNLVRLWGGVPLVLHPTTSLDKSGYQIPRASVDEVYAQIINDLTDAENLPPVYTGNDLGRATAGAAKSLLAKVYLTRQEWDKAIQKSEEVIKGPYGYDLFENFADVFNVATKNGKEHIFSAQFKGFSNRLGNILGQRGTPIIPGISGGDSDAPTEGLYDLYSPVDKRRDVTFFTSLVSPTNGKVYTFIPHFAKYYDPAALSDLKESSKNVPVIRFAEVLLIHAEAVNEKNGPVGEAYTSINRVRHRAGLIDLPEGLNKDQFRDSVYLERRLELVYECQRWFDLVRTKRLLTQLHAWGKPNAVEKHYLRPIPQGEISANPALTQNPGWEN
- a CDS encoding arylsulfatase — protein: MNNSNTLKIMGGFLLSILTGYHAQAQHDPKPVFQGKTGTTVADTREWWQPGKHAPAHAPNVIWILLDDVGFGTTTGFGGLISTPVLDSLGSHGLRYTNFHNTGVCAPTRAAMLTGRNSHAVGFGYFAEAAIGTPGYNGRLPFEAGTIAEVLKENGYNTFAVGKWHLIPPGEGTQAGPFNRWPLGRGFEHYFGFLTGATDQWHPQLWEGNDKIDLAPDNKHLTELLADKAINYIANQRSSAPDKPFFLYFAPGATHSPHQAPEEWIDKYKGKFDAGWDKYREDVYKRQLAAGVIPANTKLPPRSEEVQAWDSLTADQQKLYSRFREVYAGYLSHTDYEIGRIINYLKETGQLDNTLIIAVLGDNGGTKRGSINGITEERAYEPRNQEEIDKEVPSLLSQYNKLGTAQSYAVYPQGWGQADNTPFRYWKYDANSEGATHTPLVIFYPEGIKERGIRNQYGHIIDLLPTTVALTGAKIPDVINGYKQEPVQGISLAYSVKDATAASRHTLQYYEITGNRAIYKDGWKATAYHQDGKGFNEDTWNLYHLSEDWSESNDLAAKEPAKLAALKKAFDEEARKYNVYPLKGRSYQPKKKTGKSVTVLYPGITQLNEYGKPNLSKGSFSVTAETTIPDTGAEGVLFADGGKDGGISLFIKDGKLQLLQTNGQVTASLVADRPVSAGSNTFKVAFIPDKAHPKAGGDLSLYIGHTQVAQQYLKVNPLERAVYNALDEGIDVGRDGITAVGDAYAVPYQFTGTIHKVIIETEK
- a CDS encoding mandelate racemase/muconate lactonizing enzyme family protein — encoded protein: MQHKTASQHTAFDRRSFLQLSRFGLLLPLLGPASLFANERSAVPTETVPGLLITGIDLHVVKVNARGDWYFIELKTNKGLTGLGECSHALSKQSSEGALKNTVQDFFQLIKGASPFNIEQYRQRGLPKATDKLTRTVFSGIEQALWDLSGKALEVPVYNLLGGKVRDKIRVYANINRASNQRDSNGRRAVDSFRENAALALQHGFKAVKLAPFDEMRPLKNATPQQVQEDIAYAIDCIEKVRATIGKDAELLVDVHSHLDVPLAKETARKLEPARLFWFEEPVAPGLYPAETKEIREAITQVLAGGESIFGREGYATLLNTQALGIIMPDVKHCGGLLECKYIAAQAETNGNIQVAPHNPSGPVATAATVAVCAGLPNFSIMEYAFNEVPWSSQLLTPTEKVEDGYITVPDRPGLGYELNYSELKKHIKSV
- a CDS encoding arylsulfatase, which produces MKVIRKIFISAGMFVCWNSGSVAYAQHEPLPQYQGTIGKTLQDTKQWWPEKVKAPAGAPNVVWIVIDDLGFGATSTFGGLVETPNLDKLANGGLRYANFHTTAICAPTRAALVTGRNSHSVHFGMHPELGIGTPGYDGYMPFEKATVAEILRENGYNTFAVGKWHLTSPSDITPAGPFNRWPTGRGFDHYYGFIPGATDQYHPLLWEDTHKLGDDPQGKLLTTLLTDKAITYIAEQKSAAPEKPFFLYYTPGATHQPHQAPKEWIDKYKGKFDGGWDKYREQVLQNQIKAGLIPAGTQLPPRNPGVKAWNELNPATRKLYARFMEVYAGYLSQTDFEIGRLINYLEQIGQLDNTLVFVLVGDNGASQEGTQVGYVKQNNEDITDEQRLQKNIENIGIIGTAEANTNYPLGWSMAANTPFRYYKRYANSEGGTHNPLIVRYPKLIKEPGGIRQQYSHVTDILPTTIELTGVKVPEKINGYEQAPFEGTSFAYSISDKEAPSRHTIQYYEISGARSIYKDGWKACAFHKAGTDFSTDIWTLYHLAEDVNERIDLAPQYPDKLKQLQEAFDEEATKYNVFPLHERLPGSTRSSYYGREHVVLYPGISTVTHGPGFNKTSFSITADVVLPASGAEGVLLANGGRSGGFSLFVKNRKLYFAYNTGDKVFEINTGDAALPSGHVKLKAAHTYDKENGNGIALFINDRQVSALKTGHAALASSYEGLEVGRDISTPVSTQYAVPFAFTGTINQVDIDFR